In Phocoena phocoena chromosome 11, mPhoPho1.1, whole genome shotgun sequence, one DNA window encodes the following:
- the MYG1 gene encoding MYG1 exonuclease: MGHRFLRGFLPVLLLLPPPRRSPHLKRSLESVPLSKRPRGHLMAPPRIGTHNGTFHCDEALACALLRLLPEYRDAEIVRTRDPEKLASCDIVVDVGGEYDPQRHRYDHHQRSFTETMSSLSPGKPWQTKLSSAGLIYLHFGHKLLAQLLVTSEEDSVVGTLYDKMYENFVEEVDAVDNGICQWEEGEPRYAVTTTLSARVARLNPTWNQPNQDTEAGFKRAMDLVREEFLQRLDFYQHSWLPARALVEEALAQRFQVDPSGEIIELVKGGCPWKEHLYHLESGLSSPGTIAFVIYTDQAGQWRVQCVPKELHSFQSRLPLPEPWRGLRDEALDQVSGIPGCVFVHTSGFIGGHRTREGALSMARATLAQRPAPMPPTNSLVQ; this comes from the exons ATGGGCCACCGCTTCCTGCGCGGTTTTCTAcctgtgctgctgctgctgccgccaccccGCCGAAGCCCGCATCTCAAGCGCAGCCTGGAGTCCGTCCCACTCTCCAAACGACCCCGCGGCCACCTCATGGCCCCGCCCCGAATCGGGACGCACAACGGCACTTTCCACTGCGATGAGGCGCTGGCGTGCGCGTTGCTGCGCCTCCTGCCCGAGTACCGG gaTGCAGAGATTGTGCGGACCCGGGACCCCGAGAAACTGGCTTCTTGTGACATCGTGGTAGACGTGGGTGGCGAGTACGACCCTCAGAGACACCGATATGACCATCACCAGAG GTCTTTCACGGAGACCATGAGCTCCCTGTCCCCTGGGAAGCCGTGGCAGACCAAGCTGAGCAGTGCGGGACTCATCTATCTGCACTTCGGGCACAAGCTGCTGGCCCAGTTGCTGGTTACTAGCGAAGAGGACAGCGTGGTGGGCACCCTCTATGACAAG ATGTACGAGAACTTCGTGGAGGAGGTGGATGCGGTGGACAACGGGATCTGtcagtgggaggagggagagcctCGGTACGCGGTGACCACTACGCTGAGCGCCCGGGTTGCTCGGCTTAATCCCACCTGGAACCAGCCCAACCAAGACACTGAG GCCGGGTTCAAGCGTGCAATGGACCTGGTTCGAGAGGAGTTTCTGCAGAGACTAGACTTCTACCAGCACAGCTGGCTGCCAGCCCGGGCCCTGGTGGAAGAGGCCCTGGCCCAGCGGTTCCAG GTGGACCCAAGTGGGGAGATAATAGAACTGGTGAAGGGTGGATGCCCCTGGAAGGAGCACCTCTACCACCTGGAATCGGGGCTGTCCTCCCCGGGGACCATCGCCTTTGTTATCTACACGGACCAGGCTGGACAGTGGCGGGTACAGTGTGTGCCTAAGGAGCTGCATTCATTCCAGAGCAG GCTGCCCCTGCCAGAGCCATGGCGGGGTCTTCGGGATGAGGCCCTAGACCAGGTCAGTGGCATTCCTGGCTGTGTCTTTGTCCACACCAGTGGCTTCATTGGCGGGCACCGTACCCGAGAGGGTGCCCTGAGCATGGCCCGTGCCACCTTGGCCCAGCGCCCAGCACCTATGCCTCCCACAAATTCCCTAGTCCAATAA